The following coding sequences lie in one Arachis ipaensis cultivar K30076 chromosome B05, Araip1.1, whole genome shotgun sequence genomic window:
- the LOC107643881 gene encoding acyl-protein thioesterase 2 yields MSFAASSVGSGARSTRRAFEFGRTYVVRPKGKHQATIVWLHGLGDNGSSWSQLLETLPLPNIKWICPTAPTQPISIFGGFPSTAWFDVGDLSEDAPDDLEGLDASATHVANLLSTEPADIKLGVGGFSMGAATALYSATCFTVGKYGNGSPYPANLCAAVGLSGWLPCAKTLSNKLQGVDEATRRAQTFPVLLCHGQGDDVVPYKFGEKSSKCLSSTGFQDVTFKDYNGLGHYTIPEEMDEVCSWLTTKLGLEGNAA; encoded by the exons ATGAGCTTTGCTGCATCGTCAGTTGGTTCCG GTGCTAGATCTACTAGAAGAGCATTCGAGTTTGGTAGAACCTATGTTGTCAGGCCTAAAGGTAAACACCAAGCAACTATAGTGTGGTTGCATGGCCTTGGCGATAACGGCTCCAG TTGGTCTCAGCTATTAGAGACTCTTCCGCTTCCAAAT ATTAAATGGATATGTCCCACTGCTCCTACTCAGCCAATATCTATATTTGGTGGCTTTCCTTCTACTGcat GGTTTGATGTGGGCGACCTTTCAGAAGATGCTCCTGATGATTTGGAAGGTTTGGATGCTTCAGCTACGCATGTTGCAAATTTGTTGTCTACAGAACCTGCAGACA TTAAGCTTGGTGTTGGAGGCTTTAGCATGGGAGCAGCTACTGCCCTCTACTCTGCAACCTGCTTTACTGTTGGAAAATACGGAAATGGCAGTCCTTACCCAGCCAACTTATGTGCAGCTGTTGGTTTAAGTGGATGGCTTCCATGTGCAAA GACCTTGAGTAACAAGTTACAAGGGGTAGATGAAGCCACAAGACGCGCTCAAACTTTTCCCGTTTTGTTATGTCACGGACAAG GCGATGATGTGGTTCCCTATAAATTTGGTGAAAAATCTTCGAAGTGCTTAAGTTCAACTGGGTTTCAGGATGTAACTTTTAAAGATTATAATGG GCTTGGACACTACACAATTCCGGAAGAGATGGATGAGGTGTGTTCTTGGCTAACGACGAAATTGGGCCTTGAGGGGAATGCTGCCTAA